One window from the genome of Streptomyces sp. NBC_01476 encodes:
- a CDS encoding DUF5914 domain-containing protein, which translates to MIRIPLSLRRGAVRWEEQRPTWQDARPALIAAALKRAQDRPSGNWYVLGASSAVTADRPFGRTVAGAEVVAWRDARGRLVAGPGACPHLGAPLKDAVVRCGTLRCHWHGLALGGTRPVAGWSAFPAHDDGVLAWVRLDAAGGGEPLDRPVVPARPQPAATVAAVYSATGTCEPEDVVANRLDPWHGAWFHPYSFVDLTVVDPGAEDSFTVQVSFKVAGRLVVPVRAVFSAPEPRTVVMHITDGEGRGSAVETHATPLGPDGTGRPRTEVTEAVLATSARRGFAAARAAAPLLRPLMRAAAGRLWRDDLAYAERRWALRSSGRFPG; encoded by the coding sequence ATGATCCGGATCCCGCTCAGCTTGCGCCGGGGTGCGGTCCGGTGGGAGGAGCAGCGACCCACCTGGCAGGACGCCAGACCCGCGCTGATCGCGGCGGCCCTGAAGCGCGCCCAGGACCGCCCGTCCGGCAACTGGTACGTGCTCGGTGCGTCCAGCGCGGTCACCGCCGACCGCCCCTTCGGCCGTACCGTCGCCGGCGCCGAGGTGGTGGCCTGGCGCGACGCCCGCGGCCGGCTGGTCGCGGGGCCCGGCGCCTGCCCGCACCTGGGCGCACCCCTCAAGGACGCGGTGGTGCGCTGCGGCACCCTGCGCTGCCACTGGCACGGGCTGGCCCTGGGCGGCACCCGGCCGGTGGCCGGCTGGTCCGCCTTCCCCGCCCACGACGACGGTGTCCTGGCGTGGGTGCGGCTCGACGCGGCCGGCGGCGGGGAACCGCTGGACCGGCCGGTCGTCCCGGCCCGCCCGCAGCCTGCCGCGACCGTCGCCGCCGTCTACAGCGCCACCGGAACCTGCGAACCCGAGGATGTCGTCGCCAACCGCCTCGACCCCTGGCACGGCGCCTGGTTCCACCCCTACTCCTTCGTGGACCTCACCGTGGTGGACCCCGGGGCCGAGGACTCCTTCACCGTCCAGGTCTCCTTCAAGGTCGCCGGGCGCCTGGTGGTCCCGGTGCGGGCGGTCTTCAGCGCGCCCGAACCCCGTACCGTCGTCATGCACATCACCGACGGCGAGGGGCGCGGCTCCGCCGTCGAGACCCACGCCACCCCGCTGGGCCCCGACGGCACCGGCCGGCCGCGCACCGAGGTGACCGAAGCGGTGCTCGCCACGTCCGCCCGCCGCGGCTTCGCCGCCGCCCGCGCCGCGGCTCCCCTGCTGCGCCCGCTGATGCGGGCCGCGGCCGGGCGGCTGTGGCGCGACGACCTCGCCTACGCCGAAAGGCGCTGGGCGCTGCGCAGTTCGGGCCGCTTCCCGGGCTGA